Proteins encoded in a region of the Polyangiaceae bacterium genome:
- a CDS encoding EscU/YscU/HrcU family type III secretion system export apparatus switch protein: MSDKTEDPTPRRLRKAREDGDSPVSSALVQGFGFLVAVAVAPAALTATAARAADRIARSIDSPGVGISAVDIARDVTTLTLPLVGAAGLAALSVGLVQSGGVVTVKKVTPDLSRANPVAGMKNLFNSQRLIGVVRSLVSAVIVGYLAVRLLLDNAKDLAASAGSGSAAAVVAGVLTTRLLWIAALVGLCLGAVDLLVVHWSWRKRNRMTKDEVKREYKESEGDPEIKAARKRAHQEMLEGATLHAVRDATVVVVNPTHLAVALHYQEDEDDAAPKVVAQGRGELARRMMDAARAYSVPIIRDVPVARALVELEVGDEIPEALYEAVAEILRSVGESQGEQRLTSQAGGRDTSASPKLRQVCAAASAPHWKTIARKRAITRCYMVVFSLARAQGVEVLPTKRRAGDQPVPERQQRKAR, from the coding sequence ATGAGTGACAAGACCGAGGACCCGACCCCACGGCGCCTGCGCAAAGCCCGGGAAGACGGCGACAGCCCGGTCTCCTCGGCCTTGGTTCAAGGTTTTGGCTTTCTGGTAGCGGTGGCCGTTGCGCCCGCCGCGCTGACGGCCACCGCGGCCCGTGCTGCGGACAGAATCGCGCGCAGCATCGACAGCCCAGGCGTGGGGATCTCGGCGGTGGACATAGCCCGCGACGTGACGACCCTCACGCTGCCCTTGGTAGGTGCCGCTGGCCTTGCCGCCCTGAGTGTGGGCCTGGTCCAGAGCGGGGGCGTGGTCACCGTGAAGAAGGTCACCCCGGATTTGTCTCGCGCCAATCCCGTGGCGGGAATGAAGAATCTCTTCAATTCGCAGCGCCTCATTGGTGTCGTGCGCTCCCTCGTATCCGCCGTGATCGTCGGCTACCTCGCCGTGCGACTTCTCCTCGACAATGCGAAAGACCTCGCCGCCAGCGCGGGAAGCGGCAGCGCGGCGGCAGTGGTCGCCGGCGTTCTGACCACCCGCCTGCTGTGGATCGCTGCCCTGGTGGGGCTGTGTCTGGGGGCGGTGGACCTGCTGGTCGTGCATTGGTCATGGCGCAAGCGCAACCGCATGACCAAGGACGAGGTGAAACGCGAGTACAAGGAAAGCGAAGGCGATCCCGAGATCAAAGCCGCGCGCAAGCGCGCTCACCAAGAGATGCTCGAGGGCGCGACCCTGCATGCCGTTCGCGATGCAACCGTCGTCGTGGTCAATCCCACCCACCTTGCCGTCGCTCTGCACTATCAAGAAGACGAAGACGACGCGGCACCGAAGGTCGTCGCTCAAGGACGCGGGGAACTCGCCCGTCGCATGATGGACGCCGCCCGCGCCTACTCCGTCCCCATCATCCGCGATGTGCCGGTTGCCCGGGCTTTGGTAGAGCTGGAAGTGGGAGACGAAATCCCCGAGGCACTCTACGAAGCCGTGGCCGAGATTCTCCGAAGCGTGGGCGAGTCCCAGGGCGAGCAGCGGCTGACTTCTCAAGCTGGAGGGCGCGACACCAGCGCTTCGCCAAAGCTCCGCCAGGTCTGCGCTGCCGCGTCTGCTCCGCATTGGAAGACAATTGCGCGGAAGCGCGCGATCACACGCTGCTACATGGTTGTCTTCAGCCTCGCGCGCGCGCAGGGCGTTGAAGTCCTTCCAACAAAGCGTCGCGCAGGCGATCAGCCCGTGCCAGAGCGACAGCAGCGCAAGGCCCGCTGA
- a CDS encoding dicarboxylate/amino acid:cation symporter produces MSRSALLEDSDTLRRPVPKLKLHTQILIALLGAVALGLTLPASTALFGVGAVQICEFFGALFLRALKMLVVPLIVASIITAVAGMGGTADLGRLGLKTVGYYLVTSLLAIVLGLALVVAVEPGVVDGKPAKDLIGLSADTASVSAKVAGRSQKDVAEVFLRLVPENVFKDAADGQMLGLIFFSLLFGYMLTKVPKRYGAVVGDFWNGVYEIMLLMTDWVMRFAPLGVFFLVAKVVLTTGFGALRPLLTFAVVVLLALAAHAFVSLPLLLRLLGRVSPWRHYKAVAPALLMAFSTASSSATLPLTLDCVERRAGVSKRVTSFTLPLGATVNMDGTALYECVAAMFIAQAYGLNLSVGQMLTVVVVALLTSVGVAGIPAASLVAITLILTTIGLPLEAVGLILAVDRVLDMCRTAVNVLGDTTAAVVIGRSEGEQGILSAEG; encoded by the coding sequence GTGTCGCGCTCCGCATTGCTCGAGGATTCGGATACCCTGCGGCGGCCCGTGCCGAAGCTCAAGCTACACACGCAGATCTTGATTGCCCTGCTGGGGGCGGTGGCTCTTGGGCTCACCTTGCCCGCGAGCACGGCGCTTTTCGGTGTGGGCGCGGTACAGATCTGCGAGTTCTTCGGAGCGCTGTTCTTGCGGGCACTCAAGATGCTGGTAGTGCCGCTGATCGTCGCGTCGATCATCACGGCGGTCGCGGGCATGGGGGGGACCGCGGATCTCGGGCGCCTCGGGCTCAAGACGGTTGGCTACTACCTGGTCACCTCCCTGCTGGCGATTGTGCTGGGCCTGGCGCTGGTGGTGGCGGTCGAGCCGGGCGTCGTCGACGGCAAGCCCGCCAAGGACCTGATTGGGCTGTCTGCGGACACTGCCTCGGTCTCTGCCAAGGTGGCGGGGCGATCGCAGAAGGACGTTGCAGAGGTATTCCTCCGGTTGGTGCCAGAGAACGTGTTCAAGGACGCGGCGGACGGCCAGATGCTCGGCCTGATCTTCTTCTCGCTGCTCTTCGGCTACATGCTCACCAAGGTGCCCAAGCGCTACGGTGCGGTGGTCGGCGACTTCTGGAACGGCGTGTACGAGATCATGTTGCTCATGACCGACTGGGTCATGCGCTTCGCACCCCTCGGGGTGTTCTTCTTGGTGGCGAAGGTGGTGCTGACCACGGGGTTCGGCGCCCTGCGCCCGCTGTTGACTTTCGCGGTGGTGGTGTTGCTGGCCCTCGCTGCGCACGCCTTCGTTTCGCTGCCGCTGCTGCTGCGCTTGCTGGGTAGGGTCAGCCCATGGCGGCACTACAAGGCGGTGGCTCCCGCGCTGCTCATGGCCTTTTCTACCGCGTCGTCGTCGGCGACCTTGCCTCTGACCCTCGACTGCGTGGAGCGCCGCGCTGGCGTGAGCAAGCGGGTGACGTCTTTCACTTTGCCCCTCGGCGCTACTGTGAACATGGATGGCACTGCCCTATACGAGTGCGTCGCCGCCATGTTCATCGCGCAAGCCTACGGCCTGAACCTCAGCGTCGGTCAAATGCTGACCGTGGTCGTCGTCGCGCTACTCACGTCCGTGGGCGTGGCTGGGATTCCTGCCGCGAGCTTGGTGGCGATCACGCTGATTCTCACCACCATCGGTCTGCCCCTCGAAGCGGTGGGCCTGATTCTCGCCGTCGACCGTGTGCTGGACATGTGTCGTACCGCGGTCAACGTGCTCGGCGACACGACGGCGGCGGTGGTGATTGGGCGTAGCGAGGGGGAGCAAGGGATTCTCTCCGCGGAGGGTTGA
- a CDS encoding calcium/sodium antiporter, protein MLVDVLLLLLGIVMLYFGAEWLVRGAAGLARAFGVSPLVVGLTVVSYGTSAPELAVSTVAALDGKPDIALGNVVGSNIANLGLILGVTALIAPPRVEGRLIRRELPVLLLTALTVPLVLFGGRITRPEGAVLALSAVVFTYLTFGWARAGTDEEADAVRDPAAAPTGRGKMLVLALLGLGVLLVGGKVFVQGAVGLALTMGMSERTVGLTIVAVGTSLPELAASVVAATRGHSALAVGNVVGSNIFNVLLILGATSVITPISGSLSANAFDLSVMIGLTVVAIFMMRGRRVISRLEGGLLTAIYVGFLVALALQ, encoded by the coding sequence GTGCTGGTCGACGTTCTGCTGCTGCTACTGGGCATCGTCATGCTCTATTTTGGAGCCGAATGGCTGGTGCGAGGAGCCGCGGGCTTGGCTCGCGCATTCGGCGTCAGCCCTCTCGTGGTGGGACTGACCGTGGTCAGCTACGGCACCAGCGCGCCGGAGCTCGCCGTGAGCACCGTGGCCGCCCTGGACGGGAAACCCGACATCGCGCTTGGCAACGTCGTTGGATCCAACATCGCCAATCTGGGCTTGATCCTCGGTGTCACCGCGCTGATAGCGCCACCCCGGGTAGAGGGACGCCTGATTCGGCGCGAGCTGCCGGTCCTGCTCCTGACTGCGCTGACCGTACCCCTGGTGCTGTTCGGCGGGCGCATCACGCGCCCCGAGGGAGCCGTGCTTGCGCTGAGCGCCGTCGTGTTCACCTATCTGACCTTCGGTTGGGCACGGGCCGGTACTGACGAAGAAGCCGACGCGGTTCGGGACCCTGCAGCGGCGCCCACAGGCCGAGGCAAGATGCTCGTGCTGGCGCTACTGGGTCTCGGTGTCTTGCTCGTGGGCGGAAAGGTCTTCGTGCAAGGTGCAGTGGGACTCGCTCTTACCATGGGCATGAGCGAGCGCACGGTTGGACTGACGATCGTGGCGGTTGGCACCAGCTTGCCCGAGCTTGCAGCATCGGTGGTGGCTGCCACCCGCGGTCACTCCGCCTTGGCCGTTGGCAACGTGGTCGGGTCGAACATCTTCAACGTGTTGCTGATCCTGGGAGCGACGAGCGTCATCACGCCCATTTCGGGTTCCCTGTCGGCGAACGCCTTCGACTTGTCCGTGATGATCGGACTCACGGTCGTTGCGATATTCATGATGCGGGGCAGGCGCGTGATCAGCCGCCTGGAAGGTGGCTTGTTGACCGCCATCTACGTCGGCTTTCTGGTCGCCCTCGCCCTGCAGTAG
- the lpdA gene encoding dihydrolipoyl dehydrogenase has protein sequence MSDTFDAIVLGGGPGGYVCAIRLGQLGLSVACVEEEEYGGVCLNWGCIPSKALISTAHLFHKAEQAEQQGLEFGDRKLDAVKMQRWKDGIVKKLTGGVRTLLKANTATPVEGRGRLVSNTQVEVTDAQGNKRTLSARRGIVVATGSATIQIPGFEFDGKQVIGAREAVSLSAIPRRLLVVGGGVIGLELGMVYQAFGAELTVVELTDSLLPGVDPECVRIVERKLSKRGAKVFKGTKALGYERASDGSVVVRLEGKGAPDRVECDVVLVAVGMKPRSRGIGLEELGVTIDSRGFVSTDEQCRTNVPGIWAIGDVSGPPMLAHKASKEGEVCAEALAGKAAAKDFVTIPGIIFTDPEIATVGMTDVQAKERGHEVRVGKFPFAALGRAMSLGETDGFVKVVSDAKNHRILGIHIVGPNASDLISEAALALEMVATAEDMALTVHPHPTLGEALMEASAAALGHAIHVVNR, from the coding sequence ATGAGCGACACCTTCGACGCCATCGTGTTGGGCGGCGGCCCTGGCGGCTACGTTTGCGCCATTCGTCTCGGCCAGCTCGGTCTCAGCGTGGCCTGCGTGGAGGAAGAGGAGTATGGCGGCGTTTGCCTCAACTGGGGCTGCATTCCCAGCAAGGCGCTGATCAGCACCGCGCACTTGTTCCACAAGGCCGAGCAAGCAGAGCAGCAAGGGCTCGAGTTCGGTGACCGCAAGCTCGACGCCGTAAAGATGCAGCGCTGGAAGGACGGCATCGTCAAGAAGCTCACGGGCGGTGTGCGGACGTTGCTCAAGGCCAACACCGCAACGCCCGTTGAAGGACGCGGTCGCTTGGTCAGTAACACGCAGGTGGAAGTCACCGACGCGCAGGGAAACAAACGCACGCTGAGCGCCCGGCGCGGCATCGTGGTGGCGACGGGTAGCGCCACCATTCAAATCCCCGGTTTCGAGTTCGACGGCAAGCAGGTCATCGGCGCCCGCGAAGCCGTGAGTCTGAGCGCCATCCCGCGCAGGCTGCTCGTCGTGGGTGGTGGCGTGATTGGGCTCGAGCTGGGCATGGTCTATCAGGCCTTCGGCGCCGAGCTGACGGTCGTCGAGCTGACGGACTCCCTGTTGCCCGGGGTCGACCCGGAGTGTGTGCGCATCGTGGAGCGCAAGCTATCCAAGCGCGGCGCCAAGGTATTCAAGGGCACGAAGGCCCTTGGCTACGAGCGTGCTTCCGATGGCAGCGTCGTCGTGCGCCTGGAAGGCAAGGGCGCTCCCGATCGCGTCGAGTGCGACGTGGTGCTGGTGGCGGTGGGCATGAAGCCGCGCTCGCGAGGCATCGGACTCGAAGAGCTGGGTGTGACCATCGACTCGCGTGGCTTCGTCAGCACTGACGAGCAATGCCGCACGAACGTGCCGGGCATCTGGGCGATTGGCGACGTGTCGGGACCGCCGATGCTCGCCCACAAGGCCAGCAAGGAGGGCGAAGTCTGCGCCGAGGCATTGGCGGGCAAAGCGGCAGCCAAGGACTTCGTGACCATTCCCGGCATCATCTTCACGGATCCCGAGATCGCCACCGTGGGCATGACGGACGTCCAGGCGAAAGAGCGCGGACACGAAGTACGGGTGGGCAAGTTCCCCTTTGCAGCGCTGGGCCGCGCGATGAGCCTGGGAGAAACGGACGGTTTCGTGAAAGTCGTGTCCGATGCCAAGAACCATCGCATCCTGGGCATCCACATCGTGGGCCCAAACGCGAGTGACCTGATCAGCGAGGCCGCTCTCGCACTCGAGATGGTCGCCACGGCAGAGGACATGGCGCTCACCGTGCATCCGCACCCCACTTTGGGCGAAGCGCTGATGGAAGCTTCCGCCGCCGCTCTCGGACACGCGATCCACGTCGTCAATCGCTGA
- a CDS encoding HEAT repeat domain-containing protein, protein MFGPRLLPRTLDACLRDLSHTKVEVRLGAVRDLAAHATQDEDGSARNALGRALREDAAAHVRAEAAIVLADVQAGDKLPVLCDALEDPALSVRQMALVAVGELATRADARAADAVRALLDDPAPAMRFQALIAAKRTLPRAELARAIEHGQGDEDAEVRYIALRLAEELQQDDAQDSPLLAAAGRAAEDESARVRLVAAIVLTRAGDEAGPRLLAELLNGGWTLPLEDEQVAIELAGEFGIADAQPGLERRAFGGLLGGSPLAWHARVALARQGHIRAKRRILRGLSAWTRDGRTLAVEAAGAARLREARARIEALSREPGGAEPEAASRALALIASADESE, encoded by the coding sequence GTGTTTGGCCCCCGCTTGCTTCCCCGCACCCTGGACGCCTGCCTGCGCGACCTGTCGCACACCAAGGTGGAGGTTCGGCTGGGGGCCGTTCGCGACCTGGCGGCCCACGCGACCCAGGATGAAGACGGAAGCGCGCGCAACGCACTGGGGCGCGCGCTGCGAGAAGACGCCGCCGCACACGTTCGCGCCGAGGCAGCCATCGTGCTCGCGGACGTGCAGGCTGGCGACAAGCTGCCCGTGCTGTGCGACGCCTTGGAAGACCCGGCGCTCAGCGTCCGTCAGATGGCGTTGGTGGCGGTGGGGGAGTTGGCTACACGTGCAGACGCACGAGCCGCCGACGCCGTCCGCGCGCTGCTCGACGACCCTGCGCCGGCGATGCGTTTTCAAGCGCTCATCGCTGCCAAGCGCACGCTGCCGCGCGCCGAGCTTGCGCGTGCGATTGAGCACGGGCAGGGCGATGAGGACGCGGAGGTGCGCTACATCGCGCTTCGGCTCGCCGAGGAGTTGCAGCAGGACGACGCCCAAGATTCTCCTTTGCTCGCTGCCGCAGGGCGCGCCGCTGAGGACGAGAGCGCGCGTGTGCGCCTGGTGGCGGCCATCGTGCTCACGCGCGCCGGAGATGAAGCGGGGCCGCGCCTCTTGGCGGAGCTGCTCAACGGTGGCTGGACACTTCCGCTCGAAGACGAACAGGTTGCCATCGAACTCGCCGGCGAGTTCGGCATCGCCGACGCGCAGCCCGGACTCGAACGCCGCGCCTTTGGTGGGCTGCTAGGAGGCAGTCCTCTCGCGTGGCACGCCCGCGTTGCCCTCGCGCGTCAGGGACACATACGCGCGAAACGTCGCATCTTGCGTGGACTGAGCGCGTGGACCCGCGACGGCCGCACGCTGGCGGTGGAGGCCGCGGGTGCTGCCCGGCTTCGGGAAGCTCGTGCCCGCATCGAGGCGCTCAGCCGAGAGCCGGGCGGCGCGGAACCTGAAGCAGCGTCCCGCGCGCTTGCGCTCATCGCCTCCGCCGACGAGAGCGAGTGA
- a CDS encoding PspA/IM30 family protein — protein sequence MGIFDRMGRVISSNFNSLLDKAEDPKKSIDLTLREMHDQLKAARQEVVRSVAAEKQLRAKVEQLDGEVAKWEKRAELAVKHDDDDLAREALVQKKRLTQERDRAEALRGEQRSNALEMKAELERMEGKLEELEAKKGTLAAKAEQAKAGGGAEGLGARAGGGAFGEFRRMEDQIEGVEAAVQAQREVEEALGGGRGPGGLTKDEVEAKFRALEFGEAAPGKKAETSEIDDELSALKKKIRVDS from the coding sequence ATGGGGATTTTCGACCGAATGGGCCGAGTCATCTCGTCGAACTTCAACTCGCTGTTGGACAAGGCAGAGGATCCGAAGAAGAGCATCGATCTCACGCTGCGAGAGATGCACGACCAACTCAAGGCAGCTCGCCAAGAGGTCGTGCGTAGCGTGGCCGCCGAGAAGCAGCTTCGCGCCAAGGTCGAGCAGCTGGACGGCGAGGTAGCCAAGTGGGAGAAGCGCGCAGAGTTGGCCGTCAAGCACGACGACGACGACTTGGCGCGCGAGGCTCTCGTCCAGAAGAAGCGTTTGACCCAGGAACGCGACCGGGCCGAGGCGCTGCGCGGAGAGCAGCGCAGCAACGCGCTCGAGATGAAGGCCGAGCTCGAGCGCATGGAGGGCAAGCTCGAGGAGTTGGAGGCCAAGAAGGGAACGCTGGCGGCGAAGGCCGAGCAGGCGAAGGCCGGTGGCGGCGCCGAAGGCCTCGGGGCTCGAGCCGGTGGGGGTGCCTTCGGCGAGTTTCGTCGCATGGAAGATCAGATCGAAGGCGTCGAAGCGGCAGTGCAAGCCCAGCGCGAAGTGGAAGAGGCGTTGGGTGGTGGACGCGGCCCCGGTGGGCTCACGAAGGACGAAGTCGAAGCGAAGTTCCGCGCGCTGGAGTTCGGCGAGGCCGCGCCGGGCAAGAAGGCGGAAACCAGTGAGATCGACGACGAGCTGTCGGCGCTGAAGAAGAAGATCCGCGTAGACAGTTGA
- a CDS encoding VTT domain-containing protein produces MALLTLALLVAAVGYASVHYEAEMLAAASWVHDWIGFPGLMAILFMSDAVITPIPPDALLVVISKSELHENWAWLIAFTGCLSALAGCAGWALGRSAGRTRAARWLLRRRGQRVQALVQRHGKWAVALGAVTPIPFSITCWFAGIFEMRFRTFAPMTLLRLPRFFVYYVAIAYGDAVLRALGQ; encoded by the coding sequence ATGGCGCTGCTCACCCTGGCGCTACTGGTGGCGGCCGTGGGGTATGCCAGTGTCCACTACGAGGCGGAGATGCTCGCTGCGGCCAGCTGGGTCCATGACTGGATCGGCTTTCCCGGCCTGATGGCGATCCTGTTCATGAGCGACGCGGTGATCACGCCGATTCCGCCTGACGCGTTGCTGGTGGTCATCTCGAAGAGTGAACTCCACGAGAACTGGGCCTGGCTGATCGCCTTCACCGGCTGCTTGTCGGCACTGGCCGGCTGCGCTGGGTGGGCCTTGGGGCGGAGCGCAGGTCGAACGCGAGCGGCACGCTGGCTGCTACGTCGCCGCGGGCAACGGGTGCAGGCCCTCGTGCAGCGACACGGTAAGTGGGCCGTTGCCCTCGGCGCCGTCACGCCGATCCCCTTCAGCATCACGTGCTGGTTCGCGGGGATCTTCGAGATGCGCTTCCGCACCTTCGCGCCCATGACCCTGCTGCGATTGCCGCGCTTTTTCGTGTACTACGTCGCCATCGCCTACGGCGACGCGGTGCTCCGCGCGCTTGGCCAGTGA
- a CDS encoding M48 family metalloprotease, translating into MRSPRFIALSVALAGLTTLACEYSSSSSPRSAANPPPGYYGQQPPPGYGQPGYQQPGQPGYAPQPGYGTQPPAVGAPPNGAPPPSTTAPAPPPVTNLPPVANDPINAVDINFLRTRAQAVIQELIAALGSQNQSRVNGIPLIVDDRVGNVNAFAACTQSGKSVMSISDGLLDIEAHLAQTKATDEIFGTNKTDEYIKYLAKYQKPNAPIVRPPAGFFNPTQQTDARKVKRQHEILDEQIAFVLGHELGHHYLGHLPCTASGAGAVTAAEAGHILSGVIPIFNQPNELAADVAGTQNVLAAGNRRAAYHWTENGGLLTMQFFSGLDSFSPVDIVFGFERSHPPPFVRTPVIKQTAASYRSGNTSPLPFPIPGFGF; encoded by the coding sequence ATGAGATCGCCCCGCTTCATCGCTTTGTCCGTGGCTCTCGCTGGCTTGACCACCCTTGCCTGCGAGTACTCGTCGAGTTCGTCACCACGCAGCGCAGCCAATCCGCCCCCGGGCTACTACGGCCAGCAACCACCGCCGGGCTATGGCCAGCCGGGGTACCAACAGCCCGGGCAACCCGGCTACGCGCCCCAGCCTGGCTACGGCACGCAGCCTCCTGCAGTAGGAGCGCCGCCCAATGGAGCGCCGCCCCCCAGCACGACGGCGCCCGCTCCGCCGCCGGTCACGAACTTGCCGCCCGTCGCCAACGACCCAATCAACGCCGTCGACATCAACTTCCTGCGCACCCGCGCTCAAGCCGTGATCCAGGAGCTGATTGCCGCGCTGGGATCGCAGAATCAGTCCCGGGTCAACGGCATTCCGCTGATCGTCGACGATCGCGTCGGCAACGTGAACGCCTTTGCTGCCTGCACGCAGAGCGGCAAGAGTGTGATGTCGATCAGCGACGGGCTCTTGGACATCGAAGCGCACCTGGCGCAAACGAAGGCCACGGACGAGATCTTCGGCACCAACAAGACCGACGAGTACATCAAGTACCTAGCCAAGTATCAGAAGCCCAACGCTCCGATCGTCCGCCCGCCTGCCGGGTTCTTCAACCCGACGCAGCAGACCGACGCTCGAAAGGTCAAGCGCCAGCACGAGATCCTAGACGAGCAAATCGCGTTCGTGCTCGGACACGAGCTCGGCCACCACTATTTGGGGCACTTGCCCTGCACGGCATCTGGCGCGGGTGCCGTGACCGCAGCGGAAGCGGGGCACATCCTGTCCGGGGTGATCCCGATCTTCAACCAACCCAACGAACTCGCCGCCGACGTTGCCGGAACCCAGAACGTGCTTGCCGCCGGCAATCGCCGCGCCGCCTATCACTGGACCGAGAACGGCGGCCTGCTCACCATGCAGTTCTTTTCGGGCCTCGACAGCTTCTCCCCTGTGGACATCGTGTTCGGCTTCGAGCGCTCCCACCCGCCACCTTTCGTGCGCACGCCCGTGATCAAGCAGACGGCAGCCAGCTACCGCTCGGGAAACACCAGCCCCCTGCCCTTTCCAATCCCCGGTTTCGGTTTCTGA
- a CDS encoding thiamine pyrophosphate-dependent dehydrogenase E1 component subunit alpha: MDAQADTGLFQLVDERGALGAGAEPPVADAVMLDMYAQMKRLRILESRMVGLQRQGRVGFYGTCTGQEAPPVATAFATEPEDWVFPALRESAIMLARGFPLSTYLAQVFGNSLDVLKGRQMPSHMSARAVNQVSWSSCIGPQIPQAVGAAWAAKLSGSKMVAVGFMGDGATSQPDFHNAMNFAGVYRVPCVLICQNNGWSISVPTSRQSASQTIAIKARAYGMPGVRVDGNDVLACYSAIHAAVERARQGEGATFIECVTYRIGAHSTSDDPTRYRSEEEVQAWMAKDPVTRLQKLLRGRGALDDAKESELEAKLGQEIGEAIKIAEAAGPPARETLFDDVYQELPWHLREQRDELLRSSPPAGGH; the protein is encoded by the coding sequence ATGGATGCGCAGGCGGACACGGGACTGTTCCAACTGGTCGATGAACGGGGCGCGCTCGGCGCTGGCGCCGAACCACCCGTGGCCGATGCGGTCATGCTCGACATGTACGCGCAGATGAAGCGACTGCGCATCCTCGAGTCTCGCATGGTCGGGCTGCAACGGCAGGGTCGCGTGGGCTTCTACGGGACCTGCACGGGCCAAGAAGCGCCTCCCGTCGCCACCGCTTTCGCCACCGAGCCCGAGGACTGGGTTTTTCCTGCCCTTCGCGAGAGCGCGATCATGCTCGCACGAGGCTTCCCGCTCAGCACCTACTTGGCACAGGTGTTCGGCAACAGTTTGGACGTGCTGAAAGGTCGCCAAATGCCGAGCCACATGAGTGCGCGCGCAGTGAACCAAGTCTCGTGGTCCAGCTGCATCGGTCCGCAGATCCCCCAGGCCGTCGGAGCCGCCTGGGCCGCCAAACTCTCCGGTAGCAAAATGGTTGCCGTGGGATTCATGGGTGACGGCGCCACGAGTCAGCCCGACTTCCACAATGCCATGAATTTCGCGGGGGTCTACCGCGTGCCCTGCGTGCTCATCTGTCAGAACAACGGCTGGAGCATCAGTGTGCCGACGTCTCGGCAGTCGGCGTCGCAGACCATCGCGATCAAGGCTCGGGCCTACGGGATGCCCGGCGTACGGGTGGACGGCAACGACGTGTTGGCCTGCTACTCCGCGATTCACGCAGCCGTGGAGCGAGCGCGGCAGGGAGAAGGTGCGACCTTCATCGAGTGCGTCACCTATCGCATCGGGGCCCACTCGACGAGCGACGACCCGACACGCTACCGGAGCGAAGAAGAAGTGCAGGCCTGGATGGCCAAGGACCCCGTGACGCGTTTGCAGAAGTTGCTGCGTGGCCGCGGCGCACTGGACGATGCCAAGGAGTCCGAGCTCGAGGCGAAGCTGGGGCAAGAGATCGGCGAGGCCATCAAGATCGCAGAGGCGGCGGGGCCGCCGGCACGGGAAACCTTGTTCGACGATGTGTACCAAGAGCTGCCCTGGCACCTGCGGGAACAGCGGGACGAGTTGTTGCGCTCGTCTCCACCGGCGGGCGGCCACTGA
- a CDS encoding FHA domain-containing protein: protein MAAHWIRFKGTHFPVRREETVIGRSAYCTIVLSNELASRQHCALKAESEGLMVTDLGSRNGTYVNGERIDGSHLLKPGDLIRIGSDVLEVLDSDTPTRKASTQTSRVAPDDAGFEDGTTRTNVDLLEFIEGLSSVAGSFPVEPTAMAIEHALDSLLQRHVGGGEGLTRSQTNRLMAVIQRVESWFPDGARLGWAEEARRRLDEVSHA, encoded by the coding sequence GTGGCTGCTCACTGGATCAGATTCAAAGGCACGCACTTCCCGGTCCGCCGGGAAGAGACAGTCATTGGTCGCAGTGCGTACTGCACCATCGTGCTGAGCAACGAGCTCGCGTCGCGGCAGCACTGCGCCCTGAAGGCCGAGAGCGAAGGCTTGATGGTTACGGATCTCGGCAGCCGCAACGGGACCTACGTCAACGGCGAACGCATCGACGGTTCACACCTGTTGAAGCCCGGTGATCTGATACGCATCGGCAGTGACGTACTCGAGGTGCTCGACTCGGACACACCCACGCGCAAGGCGTCGACGCAGACCAGCCGGGTGGCACCCGATGATGCAGGCTTCGAGGACGGAACGACGCGCACCAACGTGGACTTGTTGGAGTTCATCGAAGGCCTGAGCAGCGTGGCAGGGTCCTTTCCCGTCGAACCCACGGCGATGGCAATCGAGCACGCGCTGGATAGTCTTCTGCAGCGGCATGTCGGCGGAGGCGAAGGTCTCACTCGCTCCCAGACCAATCGCCTGATGGCGGTGATTCAACGCGTCGAGTCCTGGTTTCCGGACGGGGCACGGCTCGGCTGGGCGGAAGAGGCGCGGCGAAGGCTCGACGAGGTGAGCCACGCGTGA